The genomic segment CTGTGACCCAGCCGCCTCGACCTCGGCCCGCTTGCTCATGAATAAAGAACTCAGAGTTGTGTGTGCAACGCACAcccagacacacgcacacacacgcgcgcgcgcacacacatgcTTTTTTCTGTTCCCCTCCGCTTTCTGAAGCCTGGGGAGAAATCAGTGACAGAGGGggttttggttttattgttatgtgggttttctttttttgttatttttgttttgttttgtttttaaacattcaaaagCAATTAATGATCAGACATAGGAGAAACCCTGAATAGAAACAAAACTTTTGAATGCtggattcaaaaaaaaaaaaaaaagttatctggaCAGCTTCTTTGAGACTATTTAAAAACTGGTACAACAGGTCTCTACAACGCCAAGATCTAACTAAGCTTTAAAAGGTCAAGAAGTTTTATGGCTGACAAAGGACTCGCAACGCAGAAGGCCTTTCCCACCTTAAGCTTCCGGGGATTTGCGAATTTTAcccccattctcttctgtttGTCTGAGTCTCGTCTCTCTGCAAGCAAGGGCTGAAAtcattttgtttggttgttttgagGGAGAGAGGCGGGGTGGGGGGTGCAAATCTGTCAGCAGCTCTTACATAAGGCATGTTTTATTGGGGAGGGCTgagcttttattttcctctctctggTGGGGttggcttttgttgttttctgtttgggtTTGGAATGGAAATATGGATAGCAGCATAAAGTACCtttattttgacaaaattcatttttttcaacaatgGAGACATAGATATGGCCAGCAATAACTTCTGCCCCTCTCTTTTTACTCTGCTCAAAAAGCATCTCTCCTCCCATTAGCCAACCTTGGTCATAAGCGTGCCTGGCTGGTTTGCAGATActtgttttgctttgtaaaaatTGGCCATTAGTGCATTTATTGAGACGGTCACTAAAGAGCCATGCCCTGACCTACCCCTGATTCTATGACATTGGGGCCCTTTTGCTGAAACTGCCTTCTGTAAGGGTTTCTCTCCTTGAAAGAGATTTGACGGAATCCATTTGATGCCAAGTGCTGCCCTGCACTGTTTCTGCAACGTGTGGTGTATGCTGTGGTGATCTGGCTAGGAATgattataagtgtgtgtgtggtgggggagtgGGTATTACATGCATTGCTGAAGAGTCATCCTGGTGTTCCTCATTCCTCCCACCTTCCCGTGGTCATTTTAATTACGGGGCAGTGTCACCGCAAAGGGAGGAAGCTCAAAGCCAAAAGCAAAATTCCAGGCCTGATTCTGGCTTTTGAGGTTCCTGGTTCTTGAAGCCAGGCCTGACCTGACTCTCAGATAGGGTCAGTCCCGTTGCTTTGCAGACCGACCCTGGAAGTCTACCAAATGCAGATTCTCCTGATTTCCTCTTCTCTTGcccagttttcttcttcttcttttttttttaaagcctggaTTTTAACCagatttgcttttttcccccttctcagCTGTATATATGATATTATCTCCTTTCAGGGCCCCAGCTTAAGGGCAAAGTGAGTTAATGTGTAGACAAAGGCAAGGGACAAGAGAGAGTTAACATCTAGACAGTGGAAAAAGCCGTGATGTGTGGTTTCTGGGAACCACTAACACTTGCAGGTTTCGCTTTTTCCCAGGGTTGACTACAAGAAAGAAAACGAGGTTTTTGCAAGATTAAAATGTGGGTGAATGTGCCTAAATTAACCACCCCCATTTTTATCATATTTCCACCATCACTTTAGGGTTTTAAGAGTCAATGCTCACCTGGGTGGAGCTGGTAGTACATTTTGCTTCTTAGAAAGCTAAGTCCTGGGTTCCGTCTGATTTTAGGTTCCGGGAACTTCCTGAGAACACCCGATCGCAGAGGGTAATTTTCTGGAGTTTGTTTTGCAGGGATAGCTGGGAGTATGGCCACCCTGCTCCACGATGCGGTAATGAATCCAGCAGAAGGTAATGTCATGGTCCCAGGGAGGGGCAGTAGGGGATGCGCAAAGGGGCACAAAAAATGGTGGGGGAGTGGAGAGGACTGAAGGTGGGCAGGGAGGCTCCTAGTCTCCAGTCAGAGCAGACAGGAGAATTGAATTTTTTACTGCGTTATCAAAGGCCTCAAGAAGGGACACGAACATTTGAGTTTTATGGTATTCCTGTGCTCAGAGCTACTCAAAGTGTGTTCtacagaccagcagcatcagacCTCTTGAGGGTGTTGGAAATGCTAattctgaggctgggtgcagtggctcatgcctgtaatcccagcactttgggaggtcaaggtgggcagatcacttgaggtcaggagttcgagaccagcctggccaacatggagaaaccccatctctactaaaaatacaaaaattagccaagtgtggtgtgtgcacctgtaatctcagctactggggtggccgaggcaggagaatcgcttgaacccagcaggcagaggttgcagtgcaccgagagcacgccactgtactccagcctgggtgacagagccagactccatctcaaaagggaaaaaaaaaaaaaaaaagggaaagaaatgctaattctggctggcatggtggtttaaaactgtaatcccagcactttgagaggccaaggcaggcagatctcttgaacccaggagttcaagaccagcgtgggcagcataatgagaccctgtctctacgaaaaatacaaaaattaggtgtggtggtgcgtgcctgtagtccagctgtttgggaggctgaggcagaagaattgcttgagtctgggaggttgaggctgcagtgagtccatgattgcaccactgcactcagccaggatgacagagcaagactgtgcctcaaaacaaaaagaaaacaaatgctaaTTCTCAGGCTCTACACAGCGCCTACTGGATCAGAATCCCTGGAGCTAGGTACCAGAATCTGTTTCCTGGTGACTCTGTTGCATGCTTTTGCACTATTCTAAAACctatgtgtgcatacacacacacacacactctcttagCCCTTTTTAACACTTACTGATCCTAGACAAATGTATGGGGAACCCATCAGAGGCTATTAGGGCTAGTGTTCAATTTGACTGTTTTTAATATGAAAGATTATGGATTACATTTCAAACAGATGCGAACGTGGAGAGAATAGTATGATGAACCCCAATGTGTCCATCACTGTGCTTCAGAAATTAACATTGGGTCATTTTGTTTTAGCCATCTCTTTCCACATtatcttctttttgttcttttatatttcgGGGGTATTATGAAGCGAGCCTCAGCTGGGCAGACCAGAGTCTGTTCCCTTTTTATATATCCTGCTGTCTTAGCCAGCTTGGGTCTGAATAGTGACTATGTTTTGGGCCTGGCACCGGGCAGACCTTCCTACCTGGTGATGGCTTTGGGTGAGCTGTGGAGCTCTTTTCACCTTTTTGCCTCATCTGAAAATAGTTTCTGGCCAGAAGGGAGAATTGGAGAGAAAAGTTTCAACATTTTAAGTCTTATGCTATAAGTTTGcctatcttttgtcttttaaggTGAAGCTATTAAATTTGCTCTCAGCTACCCGCCATGTCCTAGCAGATAGAGGACTTGGTCTGACCTTCAGAGTTGTGATGGGGCAGGTTGGGAGGTGGGCGGGGAGTCTCCGTGGTCTGGGTACTGAGATTGAGCCAATGGGCAGGTGAAGAAAATCACCTTCTCCATTCCCATTGATTTCTTTATCGTGTGCTGCACGAGGCATGCTGGAGGGACACACAccttttcccctttttatttaCAAAGTAGACAGCTGAGAAAGACAGCTCgtgttctgttttgttctatACACATTATCTTTCTCAAGAGATGTGATGCCCTTAAGTAAACTGACCTGCCTTCATGGCTTGTCCTGTAATGAATGTGTTCAAGACAGAGTGTTTTCGGGGCAGGACAGAGGCATTCTTAGGTAAGCGGCGGTGGGGGGAGGAGACCCTTCCAGGAAGTAGTTCAGTGAAAAACCTAAAAATGCCCAAATCAATATTCGCTTACATATTGTATATCTTGGGCTGCTTTTTAGGGCAGTTCATTCAGGGACCCGGTCAGTAAACAGGTAGTTAACTTAGTGTAACCAAGCAAgggttttgtttatcttttttaaaggagaaaaaagtgagGTTCaaactctctctttctccttgtcATAACTATTGATTTacagtctttatttctttaaaagtaaacaaaagcacattgtgtgtatttatttggCAATACATGAGGCCATTAAAACCCTGAGCCTAAGGTACCACAGTTAGTCTCATTTGCCTCTTGTCCTGTGAACTCCAGTTAGAATGTCATTGAACTTGGGCAGACATAATTCTAGTGTCTCTTTCAAACGCACTGTGTCACAGAAGCTAGAATTACCGTTAGAGGCACAAACCCCTGTGAATACACGAGGGGACACGCTTCCAGTAGATGtgttggggaaggaggagggcagGGGGGTAGGGGACAGGGTTCAGCTTTGTGGTGGGTCCTGAGGGTTCCTACCAGGGGCAGCCAGGATCTGGGAAATAGATCAGCGACTCTAGTCTGAAGTGGCTGCCTGGTTTGAGGGCTGCCTTCAGCAAGATTCAGGCAGGAGAAACTTAAGGAAATAGCCACCTTCCAGGCATGAGTCCTGGAAATAGAAATGGATTGTAACCCAGGACTGCCAGGGGCTGGCCCTCCGCGGCTGCTCAGACTAGGGCTGTGTGTGCTGGCTCTCGCCTGTTTCCGGTGTCTAACTGGCTTGTTTCTCTTTATGGCTTGGCTTCATTCCGACCTGGGGTGGGGCCACCTCCAACCCACTGCCCACTGGCTGTCCGTCTGGCCTGCCCCGCGGTTCCAACCACAGTGGTGAAGCAGCGCTTGCAGATGTACAACTCGCAGCACCGGTCAGCTCTCAGCTGCATCCGGACGGTGTGGAGGACCGAGGGGTTGGGGGCCTTCTACCGGAGCTACACCACGCAGCTGACCATGAACATCCCCTTCCAGTCCATCCACTTCATCACCTACGAGTTCCTGCAGGAGCAGGTCAACCCCCACCGGACCTACAACCCGCAGTCCCACATCATCTCAGGCGGGCTGGCCGGGGCCCTCGCCGCGGCCGCCACGACCCCCCTGGACGTCTGTAAGACCCTTCTCAACACTCAGGAGAACGTGGCCCTCTCGCTGGCCAACATCAGCGGCCGGCTGTCGGGCATGGCCAATGCCTTCCGGACGGTGTACCAGCTCAACGGCCTGGCCGGCTACTTCAAAGGCATCCAGGCGCGTGTGGTCTACCAGATGCCCTCCACCGCCATTTCTTGGTCTGTCTATGAGTTCTTCAAGTACTTCCTCACCAAGCGCCAGCTGGAAAATCGAGCTCCATACTAAAGGAACAGGCTGTGGGAAGGGATCATAGaatcttttcttcttaaagtCATTCTCTGCCTGCATCTAGCCCCTTGCCCTCTCTTCACAGctagatcatttttttttttttcccgcagGGTGCTGCCTATGGGCCCTCTGCTCCCCAATGCCTTACAGAGAGGAGGGGACGGGACAGCCGCTCACCGGAAGGCTGTCTGCAGGGACATCCGAGGTGGTGGTGGACAGGAAAGACTTTGGAAGGGGAGCGAgaaattgctttttctcttcctccccgGGCAGAATGTAGCTTTTCTGCTTCACTGTGGCAGCCTCCTCCCTGGATCCTTAGATCccagaggagggaagaaaattTGCAGTGACTgaaaacagtaaacaaaaaaaattttttatgtatataaaagttCCATTACACAGTACAAAATAGATGGATAATgtttatcctttatttttctatgtagaagtttttgaatttgtgtgtgtgcttgtgcgtGTCTACACCTAGTATTGCAGCTGGGACTCTCcagctgtttttgttgttcttgttttgtttttaaatgagaggGTTGAATTCTTCCATCAGGTGAACGAAAAAGGCACCAAAGTAATAAATCACTGAATGTGACCTGCAGCTGTGTTTAGCCCCGCCAGATGGAAGTTTCActtgaatgtaaaataataaagtttatattttgaatttctcttttcatgggggaaaaaaaggtacgttaaaaaaaatcaaaataatgatatGTCACTTgcagctacctttttttttttttcttttaaattcaatcAGCCACCTTCATGtgcctttttcctttgtctttccccaaaattccaggaccagagaTCTGGCCCTGGcccattttctcttgctgtgtaTACACCTGCATACATGCCGGGTGGCAGGATCTCGCCCGCTGGAGGGTGGTGGAGCCCAGCAGAATTAGGGTGACTGGTCATAAACCTGCTGACACCGCTTCCTCCCCTTGTGAGTGATGTGAATGCCTGCCTTCCCGGGCCAGCACTTAGAAGCCCTTGATAGGCAGCATTTGGCGGCTTGTGGCGCAGGTGTTTGGGGTAAATCCTGCCTTCATCCTAGGACTTATTTCTGCATCAGCCTTTTAACTCAGTCACTTCAGGTAACGTGATCTGTGTGTGTTTTGACTGAATCTCATCTCCTGTGTTTCCCTGTGCAGTCTAGGGAAACATGTCTCCGGTCTTTGTCTGTCCCCCTGTCTTGTCCCAACCATTAATTCCAATGTCACAGCTTCTCATCGCATGTGACAAGAGCCAGGCCTATCTGCTAGGCCCCTGTGGCTGAGGTCTCACCTGGACCGTCATGCCCGAGTCAGAAGACCTCTCTCCAGAAGCCATTCTGCATCCTCGTCCGCTCTGTGTCACCCGAGAACACAGGCCTCGAGGCCTCGCTTTCTGAAATGGCGTGTGCCGAGTCAGATTGCCGCCCAGAGAAAATACAAGCCCGTTTTCCCTAGCTGTGCCATTTGTTGCTCTGCCAGGCTGCCGTGCAAGGGGATACTGATGAGACGAGCTGCACTGTCTCCGATTTGGAGCCCGCACCAGAGCTTGTCTTTGAAAATGAGCAGGAAGCTCATGTGTGTTTGCATTTCAGTGAGCCGGATCCTGACCTGCCGCCACCCACCACGGTCAGTGTGGTGCATCTCACTGAGGAGGTGCAGGCCTGGATTCTTTTGAGTGGTGCTGCTGCCTAGAAAGTAACTGCCTAGGAAGTAACTTGGAGAATTTCCATCTTGGGACCATGCACACAGTGCCTTGGGGAGTAGCTTTTGCCCTAACAGCGATGAGGAATTTTATCAGTCAGTTGACTGACTTTTTCAGATCAGGGATGGGAAAGAGCCAAACTGGGTATCTCCCAGGTGTGCCCCATCAACACTCCCTTGCAACTGGGTTGTGGGGCTTGGCTGTTGTCCGGACCCATTTGGGGGTTAAcacctcctctctcctctgcccGCTATACCCCAAAACCAGTTGCAGCCTCAGTCCACATGAGGATGCAGAAAACCGTAGAGTCCACGATGCTTCTGAAAATGTTTACATCTGCGCTTTCAACCTGCCTTGGGTTCGTGTTAAATGGTGTTAAATTCTGCAAATGGAGGGGagaaaatcaaattctaaatttCAAAGTGGAATTTAAAGCAAATTGTAAAAAGTTTATCCTACCACCTCTTTTGGTCCACTTAAGATATGCCACACTGAAGCAGGGTATTTCCTACTGGATTTTGGTTTCACTGGTGTTCAGAAAAGAAACTTGATTTGTCTAGGAGCACTCCTTTGGTTAGGGGGATGCAAGAAGGAGAggtgaaggccaggtgcagtggctcacgcctgtaatcccagcactttggggaggccgaggcaggcggatcacttgaggccagcagtttgagaccagcctggccaacatggtgaaacctcatctctactaaaaatacaaaaatacaaaaaattagctgggcatggtggcaggcatctgtaatcccagtcacttgggagactgaggcaggagaattgcttgaacccaggagctggaggttgcagtgagctgagattgtgccactgcacttcagcctgggcgacagagtgagactctgtctcaaaaaaataaatgaataaatttaaaaaaaatagaagaaaaggcgAAAACCGGAACCTGGAGCTCTGTGGGCCCCGGTTGCAGGCCCCTCCCTGTGTGATGAGGGATGGGTCAGCTGGGGGAACTACATGGCCAGCCTGCATGCCTGGTCATCAGGAGGTTGAGGAAAGCCTTGAAAGTTGTGAAGCACTAAGCAGATACAAGTGTTCATTAATTTTGTAGAAATGAACTTTCCTCTCTGGCCTTTATCTCCAAAGTCGGTATTGTTGCCCCGTGCAGACTGCAGTTTGGTTTTTGATTGTGACTTTGACATTG from the Papio anubis isolate 15944 chromosome 8, Panubis1.0, whole genome shotgun sequence genome contains:
- the SLC25A37 gene encoding mitoferrin-1 isoform X3, whose translation is MATLLHDAVMNPAEVVKQRLQMYNSQHRSALSCIRTVWRTEGLGAFYRSYTTQLTMNIPFQSIHFITYEFLQEQVNPHRTYNPQSHIISGGLAGALAAAATTPLDVCKTLLNTQENVALSLANISGRLSGMANAFRTVYQLNGLAGYFKGIQARVVYQMPSTAISWSVYEFFKYFLTKRQLENRAPY
- the SLC25A37 gene encoding mitoferrin-1 isoform X2, translating into MQSLSPDPKARYTSIYGALQKIMRTEGFWRPLRGVNVMVMGAGPAHAMYFACYENMKRTLNDVFHHQGNSHLANGIAGSMATLLHDAVMNPAEVVKQRLQMYNSQHRSALSCIRTVWRTEGLGAFYRSYTTQLTMNIPFQSIHFITYEFLQEQVNPHRTYNPQSHIISGGLAGALAAAATTPLDVCKTLLNTQENVALSLANISGRLSGMANAFRTVYQLNGLAGYFKGIQARVVYQMPSTAISWSVYEFFKYFLTKRQLENRAPY
- the SLC25A37 gene encoding mitoferrin-1 isoform X1 — protein: MELRSGSVGSQAVARRMDGDSRDGGGGKDATGSEDYENLPTSASVSTHMTAGAMAGILEHSVMYPVDSVKTRMQSLSPDPKARYTSIYGALQKIMRTEGFWRPLRGVNVMVMGAGPAHAMYFACYENMKRTLNDVFHHQGNSHLANGIAGSMATLLHDAVMNPAEVVKQRLQMYNSQHRSALSCIRTVWRTEGLGAFYRSYTTQLTMNIPFQSIHFITYEFLQEQVNPHRTYNPQSHIISGGLAGALAAAATTPLDVCKTLLNTQENVALSLANISGRLSGMANAFRTVYQLNGLAGYFKGIQARVVYQMPSTAISWSVYEFFKYFLTKRQLENRAPY